A stretch of Sphingomonas sp. JUb134 DNA encodes these proteins:
- the rpsO gene encoding 30S ribosomal protein S15 has protein sequence MSITPERKEALINEHARESGDTGSPEVQVAILTERISNLTEHFKTHAKDNHSRRGLLMLVNKRRSLLDYLRKKDAERYTALIAKLGLRK, from the coding sequence ATGTCGATCACCCCGGAGCGCAAGGAAGCGCTGATCAACGAACACGCCCGCGAGAGCGGTGACACCGGCAGCCCCGAGGTCCAGGTCGCGATCCTGACCGAGCGGATTTCCAACCTGACCGAGCACTTCAAGACCCACGCGAAGGACAACCATTCGCGCCGCGGTCTGCTGATGCTGGTCAACAAGCGTCGTTCGCTGCTCGACTACCTCCGCAAGAAGGATGCCGAGCGCTACACCGCGCTGATCGCGAAGCTGGGTCTTCGCAAGTAA
- a CDS encoding DUF4440 domain-containing protein, with the protein MDDERVWQFEESLWTGDAEHYRASIDDESVMVVPTKPFVVTGMQAAEAVSDTPRWQSVAFSNQQIMRPQEGLIVIGYTAEANRGEERYVAHCTSTYRRLAHEEWRVVQHQQTPPPVAEAREG; encoded by the coding sequence GTGGACGACGAACGGGTCTGGCAGTTCGAGGAAAGCCTGTGGACGGGAGATGCGGAGCACTACCGCGCCTCCATCGATGACGAGAGCGTGATGGTCGTGCCGACCAAGCCGTTCGTCGTCACGGGCATGCAGGCGGCAGAGGCGGTATCGGATACGCCGCGGTGGCAGTCGGTCGCCTTTTCCAACCAGCAGATCATGCGCCCGCAGGAAGGGCTGATCGTGATCGGCTATACGGCAGAGGCCAACCGTGGCGAGGAGCGCTACGTCGCGCACTGCACCTCGACTTATCGCCGGCTGGCGCATGAGGAGTGGCGTGTGGTCCAGCACCAGCAGACGCCGCCGCCGGTGGCCGAAGCCCGCGAGGGCTGA
- the truB gene encoding tRNA pseudouridine(55) synthase TruB: MHGWILLDKPLGLGSTQGVSAVKRALRDGGYGRFKVGHGGTLDPLATGVLPIALGEATKLAGRMLDSDKVYDFTVAFGAQTDTLDREGAVIATSDVRPTRAALEAVLARFTGPIAQVPPAYSALKVDGQRAYDLARAGEEVVLKSRDVTIHALTIAEAGDGALEEATLTAHVSKGTYIRSLARDIALALGSVGHVTMLRRVKAGPFGLDAAISLDKLAELGKGHALAQALLPLRAGLDDIPAVSLTPDQAGRLRQGQQLVGIAADDGQAFATLDAVPVALVEVQHGVARVVRGFNLE; this comes from the coding sequence ATGCACGGCTGGATCTTGCTCGACAAGCCGCTGGGGCTCGGCTCCACGCAAGGGGTGAGCGCGGTCAAGCGCGCGCTGCGCGATGGCGGATATGGCAGGTTCAAGGTCGGACACGGCGGCACGCTCGATCCGCTCGCGACCGGCGTGCTGCCGATCGCGCTGGGGGAGGCGACGAAGCTCGCCGGGCGGATGCTCGATAGCGACAAGGTGTACGATTTCACCGTGGCGTTCGGCGCGCAGACCGACACGTTGGACCGGGAAGGCGCGGTGATCGCGACATCGGACGTGCGCCCCACCCGCGCCGCGCTGGAGGCGGTGCTGGCGCGCTTCACCGGCCCCATCGCGCAGGTGCCGCCCGCCTATTCGGCGCTCAAGGTCGATGGCCAGCGCGCCTATGATCTTGCGCGGGCGGGGGAGGAGGTCGTGCTCAAGAGCCGCGACGTCACCATCCACGCGCTGACGATCGCCGAGGCGGGCGATGGCGCGCTGGAGGAGGCAACCCTCACCGCCCATGTGTCGAAGGGCACCTATATCCGCAGCCTCGCGCGCGACATTGCGCTGGCACTGGGCAGCGTGGGCCATGTGACGATGCTGCGGCGGGTGAAGGCGGGGCCGTTCGGGCTCGACGCGGCCATTTCGCTGGACAAATTGGCGGAACTCGGTAAGGGCCACGCGCTTGCACAAGCGCTTCTGCCATTGAGGGCAGGGCTGGACGACATCCCGGCTGTTTCCCTCACCCCCGACCAGGCAGGGCGGCTCCGCCAGGGGCAGCAGTTGGTCGGGATCGCCGCTGACGATGGTCAGGCCTTTGCGACGCTGGACGCGGTTCCGGTCGCGCTGGTCGAGGTCCAGCACGGGGTCGCCCGTGTCGTTCGCGGCTTCAACCTCGAATAG
- a CDS encoding sensor histidine kinase, whose product MPKAGNHFLERLPLASDRPVLGVSVTLILVAGAFVLRWFADPFLPSGFPYVTFFPAVIVSSFLFGVRLGALSALLCGLLAWYYFIPEYRSFDVAGPGVLALLFYVFVVVTDIALVHWMQRANRNLARERELSRTLAETRELLFSELQHRVSNNLQVAAGLLSVQKRQVDDTTARAALDEAARRLALIGRISRQLYDAGGATRSMREFLEPLCADVVEASGRTGVRCSINVAEDAPLSPDAAIPLALIVAEAMANAIEHGFRDKEGGCIEVHLARHGADMVKVEVRDDGDGLPDGFRIEASDSLGLKIATMLASQLNGKFDLIREHGTTARLLLPA is encoded by the coding sequence ATGCCGAAGGCGGGAAACCATTTCCTGGAACGCTTGCCGCTCGCCAGCGATCGGCCGGTGCTTGGTGTATCGGTCACGCTGATCCTGGTCGCGGGCGCCTTTGTCCTGCGCTGGTTCGCGGACCCGTTCCTGCCCAGCGGCTTCCCCTACGTCACCTTTTTCCCGGCGGTGATCGTCAGCTCCTTTCTGTTCGGAGTTCGGCTGGGGGCCTTGTCCGCGCTGCTGTGCGGGTTGCTCGCCTGGTACTATTTCATCCCGGAGTACCGTAGCTTCGACGTTGCGGGGCCGGGCGTGCTCGCCCTCCTCTTCTACGTCTTCGTCGTCGTGACCGACATCGCGCTGGTGCACTGGATGCAGCGTGCCAACCGCAACCTGGCGCGTGAGCGCGAACTGAGCCGGACGCTCGCGGAAACGCGCGAACTGCTGTTTTCCGAACTCCAGCACCGGGTGTCGAACAATCTGCAGGTCGCGGCGGGGCTGCTGTCGGTCCAGAAGCGGCAGGTGGACGACACGACTGCGCGGGCAGCGCTGGACGAAGCGGCACGCCGGCTGGCGCTGATCGGCCGGATCAGCCGCCAGCTCTATGACGCCGGCGGCGCTACGCGCAGCATGCGCGAATTCCTAGAGCCGCTGTGCGCGGACGTGGTGGAAGCGAGCGGGCGTACGGGCGTGCGCTGTTCGATCAACGTGGCGGAAGACGCGCCGCTCTCCCCGGACGCGGCGATCCCGCTCGCGCTGATCGTTGCCGAGGCGATGGCAAACGCGATCGAGCACGGCTTTCGCGACAAGGAGGGGGGCTGCATCGAGGTGCATCTGGCGCGGCACGGTGCCGACATGGTGAAGGTCGAGGTCCGCGACGACGGCGACGGCCTGCCGGATGGCTTTCGGATCGAGGCGTCCGACAGCCTGGGCCTCAAGATCGCAACGATGCTGGCGAGCCAGCTCAATGGGAAGTTCGACCTGATCCGCGAGCACGGGACGACCGCCCGGCTGTTGCTGCCCGCCTGA
- a CDS encoding site-2 protease family protein: MDIAQTAWTIAVWLVPLVIAIVFHEVAHGVVANWLGDPTAAEQRRLTFNPIRHADPIGTVALPLVLAVSGTPVFGWAKPVPVDAGRLRNPRWHMVLVALAGPAINLLLALTAALLIAVVAAVTSEEAGIVSRFVVSNLLNFVLINLFLAVFNLMPVPPFDGGHVVEGLLPRPLAWRYAQLGRFGMPVLLLLLLVLPMLSPQLNVVERVVSPIVFGLAEALLRLVGLGG; this comes from the coding sequence ATGGACATTGCACAAACCGCTTGGACCATTGCCGTGTGGCTCGTGCCGCTGGTGATCGCCATCGTCTTCCACGAGGTCGCGCATGGCGTGGTCGCCAATTGGCTGGGCGATCCGACCGCGGCCGAGCAGCGGCGGCTGACGTTCAACCCGATCCGCCACGCCGACCCGATCGGCACCGTCGCGCTGCCGCTGGTGCTGGCCGTCTCGGGCACGCCGGTGTTCGGCTGGGCCAAGCCGGTGCCGGTGGATGCGGGGCGCCTGCGCAACCCGCGCTGGCACATGGTGCTGGTGGCGCTCGCCGGACCGGCCATCAACCTGCTGCTGGCGCTCACCGCCGCGCTGCTGATCGCCGTTGTGGCGGCGGTCACCAGCGAGGAGGCGGGGATCGTCAGCCGGTTCGTCGTCAGCAATCTTCTCAACTTCGTGCTGATCAACCTCTTCCTGGCGGTGTTCAACCTGATGCCGGTGCCGCCGTTCGACGGCGGGCACGTGGTGGAGGGGCTGCTGCCGCGCCCGCTCGCCTGGCGCTACGCGCAGCTCGGGCGCTTCGGCATGCCGGTGCTGCTGCTCTTGCTGCTGGTGCTGCCAATGCTGTCGCCGCAGTTGAACGTGGTGGAGCGCGTGGTGTCGCCGATCGTGTTCGGACTGGCCGAGGCGCTGCTGCGCCTCGTCGGGCTGGGGGGCTGA
- the pnp gene encoding polyribonucleotide nucleotidyltransferase, with protein MFDIKKTSIEWGGKTLTLETGRVARQADGAVIATLGETVVLCAVTAARSVKEGQDFFPLTVHYQEKYSAAGRIPGGFFKRERGATEKETLTSRLIDRPIRPLFPEGFYNEINVIAQVLSYDGENEPDIVAMIAASAALTISGVPFMGPIGAARVGYQDGEYILNPTLEQTKAGELDLVVAATHDAVMMVESEAKELSEEVMLGAVVFAHQESKKIVEAIIDLAEQAAKDPWELTPVADQSKQKKKLKDLIGADLAAAYKLTGKQDRQNAINDARTKAREAFADLKESDPAQYLGVLKLVKKLEADVVRTAILKEGRRIDGRDTKTVRPIDAMVHFLPRTHGSALFTRGETQAICSTTLGTKDAEQMIDGLNGLHYEHFMLHYNFPPYSVGEVGRFGAPGRREVGHGKLAWRALHPVLPSKEEFPYTIRVLSDITESNGSSSMATVCGGSLSMMDAGVPLKRPVSGIAMGLILEGKDFAVISDILGDEDHLGDMDFKVAGTSEGITSLQMDIKIAGITEEIMKVALAQAKEGRAHILGEMNKALGETRTELSAHAPRIETFTIDKSKIRDVIGTGGKVIREIVATTGAKVDIDDEGVIKVSSSDTAQIEAAINWIKGIVEEAEVGKIYTGKVVNIVDFGAFVNFMGGKDGLVHVSEMKNERVEKPGDVVTEGQEVKVKVLEVDQRGKVRLSMRVVDQETGAELEDTRPAREPRGERSDRGPRGDRGDRGDRGPRREGGERGGERRRERGPRRERSEGENKGGEDGGDIGLPSFITDN; from the coding sequence ATGTTCGATATCAAGAAGACCAGCATCGAGTGGGGCGGCAAGACCCTGACGCTCGAGACGGGCCGCGTCGCCCGCCAGGCCGATGGCGCGGTGATCGCGACCCTCGGCGAGACGGTGGTGCTGTGCGCGGTGACTGCCGCGCGCTCGGTGAAGGAAGGCCAGGACTTCTTTCCGCTGACCGTCCACTATCAGGAGAAGTATTCGGCCGCGGGTCGTATCCCGGGCGGCTTCTTCAAGCGCGAGCGTGGTGCGACCGAGAAGGAAACGCTGACCAGCCGCCTGATCGATCGCCCGATCCGCCCGCTGTTCCCGGAAGGCTTCTACAACGAGATCAACGTCATCGCTCAGGTGCTGAGCTATGACGGCGAGAACGAGCCGGACATCGTCGCGATGATCGCGGCGTCCGCTGCGCTCACCATCTCGGGCGTGCCGTTCATGGGGCCGATCGGCGCCGCGCGCGTCGGCTACCAGGATGGCGAGTATATCCTCAACCCGACGCTGGAGCAGACCAAGGCGGGCGAGCTCGACCTGGTCGTCGCCGCAACCCACGACGCGGTGATGATGGTCGAATCCGAAGCCAAGGAGCTTTCGGAAGAGGTCATGCTGGGCGCTGTCGTGTTCGCGCACCAGGAGTCGAAGAAGATCGTCGAGGCGATCATCGACCTGGCCGAGCAGGCTGCCAAGGACCCCTGGGAGCTGACCCCGGTCGCCGACCAGTCCAAGCAGAAGAAGAAGCTGAAGGACCTGATCGGCGCCGACCTGGCCGCCGCCTACAAGCTGACGGGCAAGCAGGACCGCCAGAACGCGATCAACGACGCCCGCACCAAGGCGCGCGAAGCGTTCGCGGACCTGAAGGAAAGCGATCCCGCGCAGTATCTGGGCGTCCTCAAGCTCGTGAAGAAGCTCGAGGCGGACGTGGTGCGCACCGCGATCCTGAAGGAAGGCCGCCGCATCGACGGCCGCGACACCAAGACCGTCCGTCCGATCGACGCGATGGTACACTTCCTGCCGCGCACGCACGGCTCGGCGCTGTTCACCCGCGGCGAGACCCAGGCGATCTGCTCGACCACGCTTGGCACCAAGGACGCCGAGCAGATGATCGACGGCCTCAACGGGCTGCACTACGAGCACTTCATGCTGCATTATAACTTCCCGCCCTATTCGGTCGGTGAAGTGGGCCGCTTCGGTGCGCCCGGCCGTCGCGAAGTCGGCCACGGCAAGCTCGCCTGGCGCGCGCTGCACCCGGTGCTGCCGTCGAAGGAGGAGTTCCCCTACACGATCCGCGTTCTGTCGGACATCACCGAGTCCAACGGCTCGTCGTCGATGGCGACGGTGTGCGGCGGTTCGCTGTCGATGATGGATGCGGGCGTTCCGCTCAAGCGTCCGGTGTCGGGCATCGCGATGGGCCTGATCCTGGAGGGCAAGGACTTCGCCGTCATCTCTGACATCCTGGGTGACGAAGATCACCTGGGCGACATGGACTTCAAGGTGGCGGGCACGTCGGAGGGCATCACCAGCCTTCAGATGGACATCAAGATCGCCGGCATCACCGAGGAGATCATGAAGGTCGCGCTTGCGCAGGCGAAGGAAGGCCGTGCGCACATCCTGGGCGAGATGAACAAGGCGCTGGGCGAGACCCGCACCGAGCTTTCCGCCCATGCCCCGCGCATCGAGACCTTCACGATCGACAAGTCGAAGATCCGCGACGTCATCGGCACGGGCGGCAAGGTGATCCGCGAGATCGTCGCCACCACTGGCGCCAAGGTCGACATCGACGACGAGGGCGTGATCAAGGTCAGCTCGTCCGACACCGCGCAGATCGAAGCCGCGATCAACTGGATCAAGGGCATCGTCGAAGAGGCCGAGGTCGGCAAGATCTACACCGGCAAGGTCGTCAACATCGTCGACTTCGGTGCGTTCGTGAACTTCATGGGTGGCAAGGACGGCCTCGTCCACGTGTCCGAGATGAAGAACGAGCGCGTCGAAAAGCCGGGCGACGTCGTCACCGAAGGCCAGGAAGTGAAGGTCAAGGTGCTCGAGGTCGACCAGCGCGGCAAGGTGCGCCTGTCGATGCGCGTCGTCGACCAGGAGACCGGCGCCGAGCTGGAGGACACCCGTCCGGCACGCGAGCCGCGCGGCGAGCGCAGCGATCGTGGCCCGCGCGGCGACCGTGGTGATCGTGGCGATCGCGGTCCCCGCCGCGAGGGTGGCGAGCGCGGCGGCGAGCGCCGTCGCGAGCGCGGCCCGCGTCGGGAGCGCAGCGAAGGCGAGAACAAGGGCGGCGAGGACGGCGGCGACATCGGCCTGCCGTCGTTCATCACCGACAACTGA
- a CDS encoding RrF2 family transcriptional regulator, with product MLTQRSRYALRAMLFLAAQPPSVAPTPMHRIATGANVPRKFLELILADLREAGFLLSTRGKAGGYRLARPSHLISLGEIIRVIEGPLALVPCVSRTAYRPCNDCKDEAACAIRIAMARVRDETARILDGTSLADATAEELAAA from the coding sequence ATGTTGACCCAGCGTTCTCGTTATGCGCTGCGCGCAATGTTGTTCCTGGCCGCCCAACCTCCGAGCGTCGCACCCACCCCGATGCACCGGATCGCGACCGGGGCCAATGTCCCGCGCAAGTTCCTCGAACTGATCCTCGCGGATCTGCGCGAGGCGGGGTTCCTGCTGTCCACGCGCGGCAAGGCGGGCGGCTATCGACTCGCCCGTCCCAGCCACCTGATCTCGCTGGGCGAGATCATCCGCGTGATCGAGGGGCCGCTGGCGCTGGTGCCCTGCGTCAGCCGGACGGCCTATCGTCCCTGCAACGACTGCAAGGACGAGGCGGCCTGTGCGATCCGCATCGCCATGGCGCGGGTGCGGGACGAGACTGCCCGCATCCTCGACGGCACCAGCCTGGCGGACGCGACGGCCGAGGAACTGGCCGCCGCCTGA